The Apodemus sylvaticus chromosome 5, mApoSyl1.1, whole genome shotgun sequence genome has a segment encoding these proteins:
- the Muc15 gene encoding mucin-15 isoform X2: protein MLTLAKIALISSLFISLPFGRPQKQNPRRNVTQHTIEDVKTMRNKSFHLEKIINVTSENGSGISNLMVTAPSPLDLSTTYKTTNSSKNQPTTSSVESPRPPSTYSVPPLVQSFVSKLPFNSSTADENPLQVSEHSNSTHSPSSENFTWSLDNDTMNSLENISSIVRPFPPPPKTTPVTPFTTEPTGWLATKNDNFAGFTPYQEKTSLQPTIKFINNSKLFPNTSDTTKENKNTGIVFGGILGAILGASLLSLVGYLLCGQRKTDSFSHQRLYDDRNEPVTTTQL from the exons ATGCTGACCTTAGCCAAAATTGCATTGATTTCAAGTCTGTTCATCTCATTACCATTTGGGAGGCCTcagaaacaaaatccaagaagaaATGTAACTCAGCACACTATAGAAGATGTGAAAACAATGAGAAACAAATCCTTTCATTTGGAAAAAATCATAAATGTAACTTCAGAGAATGGAAGTGGTATCTCCAATCTCATGGTGACAGCTCCTTCTCCTTTGGATTTATCCACAACCTACAAAACAACAAATTCCAGCAAAAACCAGCCAACAACTAGCTCAGTTGAGAGTCCAAGACCACCCTCTACATATTCTGTTCCTCCCTTGGTTCAGAGCTTTGTTTCCAAGTTGCCTTTCAACTCATCCACAGCAGATGAAAATCCTTTACAGGTTTCAGAACATTCCAATTCTACGCATTCCCCATCATCAGAAAACTTTACTTGGTCTTTGGACAACGACACAATGAACAGtcttgaaaatatttccagtatAGTAAGGCCTTTCCCTCCACCTCCAAAGACCACACCTGTGACCCCTTTCACAACTGAACCTACTGGATGGCTTGCTACAAAAAATGACAACTTTGCTGGTTTTACCCCGTATCAAGAAAAAACATCTTTACAGCCTACAATAAAATTTATCAATAATTCAAAACTTTTCCCCAATACATCAGACACCACAAAAG agaatAAGAACACAGGAATAGTATTTGGAGGCATTTTAGGAGCTATTCTGGGTGCTTCACTGCTGAGCCTTGTTGGCTACTTATTGTGTGGACAACGGAAAACAGATTCATTTTCCCATCAGCGCCTTTATGATGACAGAAACGAACCAG